A portion of the Polaribacter cellanae genome contains these proteins:
- a CDS encoding DinB family protein, with product MIKAIEQNLQRGIKLLHGLTDEQYSNTSVAPYYSSIGCHTRHILDMFSCIFNGLDSKEIDLTKRERNKLAEKHTNVGIDYFNTIIKKLYSLNSNDLQTEVAVIDDLGLGNVTIHTSLASILAQAQSHTTHHYATIGYLVHHIGICLPESGFGFNPTTPQKLSV from the coding sequence ATGATTAAAGCTATTGAGCAAAACTTACAAAGAGGAATAAAATTATTACATGGTTTAACAGATGAACAATATAGCAATACTTCAGTAGCACCTTATTATTCTAGCATTGGTTGTCACACCCGCCATATTTTAGATATGTTTTCTTGTATTTTTAATGGGTTAGATTCTAAAGAGATAGATTTAACAAAAAGAGAAAGAAACAAATTGGCAGAAAAACATACCAATGTAGGAATCGATTATTTTAACACAATAATTAAAAAGCTATACAGTTTAAATAGTAACGATTTGCAAACGGAAGTCGCAGTTATAGACGATTTAGGTTTAGGAAATGTTACTATACATACATCTTTAGCGTCTATTTTAGCCCAAGCACAAAGTCATACAACACACCATTATGCAACTATTGGTTATTTGGTGCATCATATAGGAATATGTTTACCAGAATCTGGTTTTGGGTTTAACCCTACAACTCCCCAAAAGTTAAGTGTTTAA
- a CDS encoding DUF6695 family protein: MQNSDGIIIILSYPDTVVRPAYWERLSDFWRKIGIGGKHAVQAGHAALLLIRKGNSEINYFDFGRYITSYGNGRVRCKETDPELKVSVNAKFKKAELSNLKDILLWLEKHPEKTHGDGRLVASINTEINFKKAHTFIHQLIDTKEIPYGAFLKNGTNCARFVTDVIIASSTNKKITKKLKESNLLTPSPIGNVIKANTNNLIYNTYNQIITEYKNRSIVKEYKESFFNKFNNEPNLKGTEEPNLAVFNLENGTWLGGIGSGAWFKIEEKIADKKYKIARYTSEGIKDFENIFRIDNTLFNHKKEYKFIHPTNCTEIFIEQNNHIISSKINSISS, translated from the coding sequence ATGCAAAATTCTGATGGAATCATAATTATTTTATCCTACCCAGATACAGTTGTAAGACCTGCTTATTGGGAAAGATTGAGCGATTTTTGGCGAAAAATTGGAATTGGAGGAAAACACGCTGTTCAAGCTGGTCATGCAGCATTATTATTAATCAGAAAAGGAAACTCTGAAATTAATTATTTCGATTTTGGCAGATACATTACTTCTTATGGAAATGGTCGTGTTCGTTGTAAAGAAACAGATCCAGAGTTAAAAGTTTCTGTAAATGCAAAATTTAAAAAAGCCGAATTATCGAATTTAAAAGATATTTTACTTTGGCTAGAAAAGCATCCAGAAAAAACACATGGAGATGGAAGATTAGTTGCTAGCATTAATACTGAAATTAATTTTAAGAAGGCACATACATTTATCCATCAATTAATAGACACTAAAGAAATTCCTTATGGTGCTTTTCTTAAAAATGGAACCAATTGTGCACGCTTCGTAACAGATGTAATTATTGCTTCTTCAACAAATAAAAAAATTACTAAAAAGTTAAAAGAATCTAATTTATTAACACCAAGCCCCATTGGAAACGTTATCAAAGCAAATACAAATAATTTAATATATAATACTTATAACCAAATTATTACTGAATATAAAAATAGATCCATTGTAAAAGAATACAAAGAATCTTTTTTTAATAAATTTAATAACGAACCAAATTTAAAAGGAACAGAAGAACCCAATTTAGCTGTTTTTAATTTAGAAAACGGAACGTGGTTAGGAGGCATTGGAAGTGGTGCTTGGTTTAAAATTGAAGAAAAAATTGCTGATAAAAAATACAAAATTGCAAGATATACTTCTGAAGGAATAAAAGATTTCGAAAATATTTTTAGGATAGACAATACGCTTTTCAACCATAAAAAAGAGTATAAATTTATACATCCTACAAATTGTACAGAAATTTTTATTGAGCAAAACAACCACATTATTTCTTCTAAAATCAACTCTATTTCTTCCTAA
- a CDS encoding DUF6095 family protein, with protein sequence MSTNVNLLGKGLKYLAILVFLFIASPITLTMGFKALKKFKNTPDEYLSYVILIIAGILMIFTIYFAFKTFKILLQAIFNN encoded by the coding sequence ATGAGCACAAATGTAAATTTATTAGGCAAAGGTTTAAAATATTTAGCCATTCTTGTTTTTCTTTTTATAGCTTCTCCTATTACATTAACAATGGGCTTTAAAGCTTTAAAAAAGTTTAAAAACACGCCTGATGAATATCTTTCTTATGTCATTTTAATAATCGCAGGAATTTTAATGATTTTTACCATTTATTTTGCATTCAAGACTTTTAAAATTTTACTACAAGCTATTTTTAATAATTAA
- the murQ gene encoding N-acetylmuramic acid 6-phosphate etherase, whose protein sequence is MTFVKTTEQDSKYNHLEKMTVKELLVNINNEDKTVPLAVAEALPEIEKLTMQIVQKLKNGGRLFYIGAGTSGRLGILDASECPPTFGVPHELVVGLIAGGDIAIRKAVENAEDSKNQGWLDLQTYNVSEKDVVVGIAASGTTPYVITTLEKCNENNIITGCITCNKNSPLSKVTQFPIEVVVGPEFVTGSSRMKAGTAQKMVLNMLSTATMILLGKVKGNKMVDMQLSNNKLVERGEKMLVKELNIDQTTASKLLKKYGNVRNSILNYNK, encoded by the coding sequence ATGACATTTGTAAAAACAACAGAACAAGATTCGAAATACAACCATTTAGAAAAAATGACGGTAAAAGAATTATTGGTCAATATAAATAACGAAGATAAAACAGTGCCTTTAGCTGTTGCTGAAGCTTTACCTGAAATAGAAAAATTAACCATGCAAATTGTTCAAAAACTAAAAAATGGTGGAAGGCTTTTTTACATTGGCGCTGGAACTTCTGGTAGATTAGGTATTTTAGATGCTTCTGAATGCCCACCCACTTTTGGAGTTCCTCACGAATTGGTTGTTGGTTTAATTGCAGGTGGAGATATTGCCATTAGAAAAGCAGTAGAAAACGCAGAAGATTCTAAAAACCAAGGTTGGTTAGATTTGCAAACATATAACGTTTCAGAAAAAGATGTTGTGGTTGGTATTGCTGCCTCTGGAACCACACCTTATGTAATTACTACCTTAGAAAAATGCAACGAAAACAACATTATTACAGGCTGTATTACATGCAATAAAAACAGTCCTTTATCGAAAGTTACTCAATTTCCTATTGAAGTAGTTGTGGGACCTGAATTTGTAACTGGAAGCTCTCGAATGAAAGCAGGAACAGCACAAAAAATGGTTTTAAACATGCTTTCTACAGCAACTATGATTCTGCTTGGAAAAGTAAAAGGAAATAAAATGGTAGATATGCAATTGTCTAACAACAAATTAGTAGAAAGAGGAGAAAAAATGTTAGTTAAAGAATTAAATATAGACCAAACGACTGCTTCTAAACTTTTAAAAAAGTATGGAAATGTTAGAAATTCGATTCTAAATTACAATAAATGA
- a CDS encoding DUF4249 family protein, with protein MKNIKIIFFSLILFFASCEKVVDIDVPTIPPKLIIDASFEVFFDENPVIANTIVKLKLSADYFDETIPVVTNATVFLTNLSDNTIINFADVNLDGNYKPTSSFIPQDNIEYELTVIHNNQTYKGKATKVKSTVINYVNQGNRTLFTGDEIELKTSFTDDGAKENFYLFNFGFNNYVTIEDKFLNGSEYNFSYYIDMEKVALPSTLVVTLSGVTKEYYSYFRVLIDQSGQNAGGPFQSVPSSLLGNMINTTNENNFPLGYFHIGESDTFSIDLVKKN; from the coding sequence ATGAAAAATATAAAAATAATTTTCTTTTCTCTAATTCTCTTTTTTGCTAGTTGCGAAAAAGTGGTTGATATAGATGTGCCAACCATACCTCCAAAATTAATTATAGATGCTTCTTTTGAAGTGTTTTTTGATGAAAATCCAGTAATTGCAAATACAATTGTGAAATTAAAATTATCTGCAGATTATTTCGATGAAACAATTCCAGTGGTTACAAATGCCACAGTATTTCTAACAAATTTAAGCGACAATACCATTATTAATTTTGCTGATGTAAATTTAGATGGAAATTACAAACCAACTTCAAGCTTTATTCCCCAAGATAATATCGAATATGAACTAACAGTAATTCATAATAACCAAACATACAAAGGAAAAGCTACAAAAGTAAAATCAACAGTTATAAATTATGTAAATCAAGGTAATCGTACACTTTTTACTGGTGACGAAATAGAATTAAAAACATCATTTACAGACGATGGAGCAAAGGAAAACTTTTATTTATTCAATTTTGGTTTTAATAATTATGTAACTATCGAAGACAAGTTCTTAAACGGCTCGGAATATAATTTTTCGTATTATATAGATATGGAAAAAGTAGCGTTACCTTCTACTTTAGTTGTTACACTATCTGGTGTTACTAAAGAATATTACAGCTATTTTCGAGTTTTAATAGATCAAAGTGGGCAAAATGCAGGCGGACCTTTTCAATCTGTGCCTTCTTCCCTATTAGGAAATATGATAAACACCACTAATGAAAATAATTTTCCTTTAGGATATTTTCATATTGGAGAATCAGACACTTTTTCTATAGATTTAGTGAAAAAAAATTAA
- a CDS encoding TonB-dependent receptor produces the protein MHFKKICLLFFLCSITFLGQEKITISGTVYDNSNNETLIGVSVYFPDLNAGTTTNEYGFYSITIPEGKYKIQVSYLGYTTIQETISLSEKTTKNFKLIEETESLDEIVIESNIEKLNIRTPQMSVNKLTAATIKQIPVVLGEADIIKSLILLPGVTSAGEGASGFNVRGGAADQNLILLDEAIVFNSSHLFGFFSVFNPDVIKDIQLYKGGIPAKYGGRLSSVLDIYQKEGNSKNFNITGGIGLVSSRLLIEGPLEKEKSSFLVGGRASYAHLFLPLFDNDNKAYFYDLNSKVNYRFNNKNNVFLSTYFGKDVFGINDSFVNSYGNTVVNLRWNHLFSDKLFSNLSLIYSDYFYGLILDFVGFEWNSGITNFNLKYDFKHYLNKKLKLSYGVNNIYIKFNPGEIIPNRDDSGIVPEKLIDKYANEFAAYLEAEHKISDKLTFQYGVRFSNFLRLGQDALNTYQNNQAVIYNNEFKKYESATPTGTENFKRSDVISSFSNFEPRFSMSYTLDDNTSIKASYNRMAQYLHLLSNTASPTPLDVWTPSGKYVQPQLLDQFAVGYFKSIKDGNYSLETEAFYKDIKNRIDYINGANLIANNEIETVILNGKARAYGLEVLFKKNEGKLKGWLAYTLSRSEQLTAGRNANEPGINQGNWYSTPYDKTHDFSINASYKLNEKWTFNSNFVFQTGQPTNYPVGQYEVQGLNLPIYNDNRRNEDRLPAYHRLDISATLTPKKNKNRKWQGEWVFGIYNLYGRQNAASLAFRQNDETMRNEALQTSIFGIVPSITYNFKF, from the coding sequence ATGCATTTTAAGAAAATTTGTTTGCTATTTTTTCTTTGTTCCATTACTTTTTTAGGGCAAGAAAAAATTACAATCAGTGGTACTGTTTACGACAATTCCAACAACGAAACCTTAATTGGAGTTTCTGTATATTTTCCAGATTTAAACGCGGGAACAACCACCAACGAATATGGTTTTTATTCGATAACTATTCCTGAAGGTAAATACAAAATACAAGTTAGTTATTTGGGTTATACCACAATCCAAGAAACCATAAGCTTATCAGAAAAAACAACAAAAAACTTTAAACTTATAGAAGAAACCGAAAGTTTAGACGAGATTGTTATAGAAAGTAATATCGAAAAACTAAACATTCGAACACCTCAAATGAGTGTGAATAAACTTACTGCAGCAACTATAAAACAAATTCCTGTTGTTCTGGGAGAAGCAGATATTATAAAGTCGTTAATTTTATTACCTGGAGTTACAAGTGCAGGAGAAGGCGCATCTGGCTTTAATGTTAGAGGTGGTGCAGCAGACCAAAATTTAATTTTATTGGATGAAGCAATAGTTTTTAATTCTTCTCATTTATTCGGTTTTTTCTCAGTTTTTAATCCAGATGTAATTAAAGATATACAACTCTACAAAGGAGGCATTCCAGCAAAATATGGAGGAAGATTATCTTCCGTTTTAGATATTTATCAAAAAGAAGGAAACAGTAAAAACTTTAATATTACTGGAGGAATTGGACTGGTTTCCAGCAGATTATTAATTGAAGGTCCTTTAGAAAAAGAAAAAAGCTCTTTTTTAGTAGGAGGTAGAGCTTCTTATGCACATTTATTTTTGCCACTTTTCGATAATGATAACAAAGCATATTTCTACGATTTAAATAGCAAAGTAAATTATCGATTTAACAATAAAAACAATGTTTTTCTATCTACTTATTTTGGAAAAGACGTTTTTGGGATTAACGATAGTTTTGTAAATTCTTATGGAAATACAGTCGTAAACTTACGTTGGAACCATCTTTTTTCTGATAAATTATTCTCTAACCTATCTTTAATTTATTCGGATTATTTTTATGGATTAATTTTAGATTTTGTTGGTTTCGAATGGAATTCTGGAATTACCAACTTTAACCTTAAATACGATTTTAAACATTATTTAAACAAAAAATTAAAACTAAGTTATGGTGTTAACAACATTTATATAAAATTCAATCCAGGAGAAATTATTCCAAATAGAGACGATTCTGGCATTGTACCAGAAAAATTAATCGATAAATATGCGAATGAATTTGCTGCTTATTTAGAAGCAGAACATAAAATTAGCGACAAGCTTACTTTCCAATATGGAGTACGTTTTAGCAACTTTCTAAGGTTAGGTCAAGATGCATTAAATACGTACCAAAACAACCAAGCTGTTATTTATAATAATGAGTTTAAAAAATACGAATCTGCAACTCCAACAGGAACAGAAAACTTTAAAAGAAGCGATGTAATTTCTAGTTTTAGCAATTTCGAACCTCGTTTTTCTATGTCTTATACTTTAGATGATAATACGTCTATAAAAGCTAGCTATAATAGAATGGCACAGTATTTACATTTGCTTTCTAACACTGCCTCTCCTACTCCTTTAGATGTTTGGACGCCAAGTGGAAAATATGTACAACCACAACTGTTAGATCAATTTGCTGTTGGATATTTTAAATCGATAAAAGATGGCAATTATTCTTTGGAAACTGAAGCGTTTTATAAAGATATAAAAAACAGAATAGATTATATAAATGGTGCCAATTTAATTGCAAATAACGAGATAGAAACCGTTATTTTAAATGGAAAAGCAAGAGCTTACGGATTGGAAGTTTTGTTTAAAAAAAATGAAGGAAAACTTAAAGGATGGCTTGCTTATACTCTTTCTAGGTCTGAACAATTAACTGCTGGAAGAAATGCAAATGAACCTGGCATTAACCAAGGAAATTGGTATAGCACTCCTTATGATAAAACACACGATTTCTCGATAAATGCAAGTTATAAATTAAACGAAAAGTGGACCTTTAATAGTAATTTCGTTTTTCAAACAGGACAACCTACCAATTATCCAGTTGGACAATATGAAGTGCAAGGTTTAAACTTGCCTATTTATAATGATAATCGTAGAAATGAAGACAGGCTTCCTGCATACCATAGATTAGATATTTCTGCAACATTAACTCCAAAAAAGAATAAAAATAGAAAATGGCAAGGAGAATGGGTTTTCGGAATCTATAATTTATATGGAAGACAAAACGCTGCTTCTTTAGCATTTAGACAAAATGATGAAACCATGCGTAACGAAGCGCTACAAACCTCTATTTTTGGAATTGTACCTTCTATAACTTATAATTTTAAATTCTAA
- a CDS encoding NADP-dependent isocitrate dehydrogenase, producing MSKIAKIIYTKTDEAPALATRSFLPIVEAFTKSSNIEFEVKDISLAARILANFSEYLTEDQKVEDALAQLGNLAKLPDTNIIKLPNISASVPQLNDAIKELQALGYAIPNYPEEANTAEEKKILALYNKVKGSAVNPVLREGNSDRRAPKAVKNYARKNPHAMGAWSADSKTHVATMSAGDFAHNELSVTLPKATTVSIQHIAENGEKTVLKDRLSLLKGEIIDATVMSKKALISFLEREIADAKEKDVLLSLHMKATMMKVSDPIIFGHAVRIFFKDIFEKYGKTLEEIGVDVNNGFGNLLRNLEEVSVEKKTEILSDIAEVYNKRPAVAMVNSDKGITNLHVPSDVIIDASMPAMIRTSGQMWNAAGKLQDTKAIIPDSSYAGIYSATIDFCKKNGAFDPTTMGTVPNVGLMAQKAEEYGSHDKTFEISGNGKVVVVDADGNTLMQHNVETGDIWRMCQTKDAPIQDWVKLAVTRARTSKTPAVFWLDKNRAHDAEIIKKVNTYLPNHDTSGLDIRILSPVEATEFTLNRIIKGEDTISVSGNVLRDYLTDLFPILEVGTSAKMLSIVPLMNGGGLFETGAGGSAPKHVQQFLEENHLRWDSLGEFLALAVSLEHLGTTQNNPKALILGETLDDATDTFLDNMKSPSRKVGELDNRGSHFYLALYWAKALANQTKDLELSNEFSKIYKELLENESKIVEELNEIQGKAVDIQGYYKPNDVLANNAMRPNAIFNNILNV from the coding sequence ATGAGCAAAATAGCTAAGATTATATACACGAAAACAGATGAAGCACCAGCTTTAGCAACCCGTTCTTTTTTACCAATTGTAGAAGCGTTTACAAAGTCTTCTAATATCGAATTCGAAGTAAAAGATATTTCTTTAGCAGCAAGAATTTTAGCTAATTTCTCTGAGTATTTAACAGAAGATCAAAAAGTGGAAGATGCTTTGGCTCAATTAGGTAATTTGGCAAAATTGCCAGATACAAACATTATAAAATTACCAAATATTAGTGCATCTGTACCTCAATTAAATGATGCTATTAAAGAATTACAAGCATTAGGATATGCAATTCCTAACTATCCTGAAGAAGCGAATACAGCCGAAGAAAAAAAGATTTTAGCTTTATATAATAAAGTAAAAGGTTCTGCTGTAAACCCAGTTTTACGTGAAGGAAATTCGGACAGAAGAGCACCAAAAGCAGTAAAAAACTACGCTCGTAAGAATCCACATGCTATGGGTGCTTGGTCTGCAGATTCTAAAACTCATGTAGCAACAATGTCTGCTGGAGATTTTGCACACAACGAATTGTCTGTTACTTTACCGAAAGCAACAACAGTTAGCATTCAGCATATTGCAGAAAATGGAGAAAAAACAGTTTTAAAAGATCGTCTTTCTCTTTTAAAAGGAGAAATTATAGATGCAACTGTAATGAGTAAAAAAGCATTAATTAGCTTTTTAGAAAGAGAAATTGCAGACGCTAAAGAAAAAGATGTGTTACTCTCATTACACATGAAAGCAACTATGATGAAGGTTTCTGACCCAATTATTTTTGGACATGCAGTTCGTATTTTCTTTAAAGACATTTTCGAAAAATACGGTAAAACTTTAGAGGAAATTGGTGTAGATGTAAATAATGGTTTTGGAAACTTATTAAGAAATTTAGAAGAAGTTTCTGTAGAAAAGAAAACAGAAATTTTATCAGATATTGCTGAGGTTTACAATAAAAGACCAGCTGTTGCCATGGTAAATTCCGACAAAGGAATTACCAATTTACACGTTCCTAGCGATGTAATTATCGATGCTTCTATGCCAGCAATGATTCGTACTTCTGGACAAATGTGGAATGCAGCAGGAAAGCTACAAGACACCAAAGCTATAATTCCAGATAGTTCTTATGCAGGAATTTATAGTGCAACTATCGACTTTTGTAAAAAGAACGGTGCTTTCGACCCAACAACTATGGGAACTGTTCCTAATGTTGGTTTAATGGCTCAAAAAGCAGAAGAATATGGTTCGCATGACAAAACTTTCGAAATTTCTGGAAATGGAAAAGTAGTGGTTGTAGATGCAGATGGAAACACGTTAATGCAACACAATGTAGAAACTGGAGATATCTGGAGAATGTGTCAAACAAAAGATGCTCCAATACAAGACTGGGTAAAATTAGCAGTAACACGAGCAAGAACTTCTAAAACGCCAGCTGTTTTTTGGTTAGATAAAAACAGAGCACATGATGCAGAAATTATTAAAAAAGTAAATACATATTTACCAAATCACGATACTTCTGGTTTAGATATTCGAATTTTATCTCCTGTTGAAGCGACTGAATTCACTTTAAATAGAATTATTAAAGGAGAAGATACCATTTCTGTTTCAGGAAACGTATTGCGTGATTATTTAACAGATTTATTCCCAATTTTAGAAGTAGGTACTTCTGCAAAAATGCTGTCTATTGTTCCCTTAATGAATGGTGGTGGTTTATTTGAAACGGGTGCTGGAGGATCGGCTCCAAAACATGTACAACAATTTTTAGAAGAAAACCATTTACGTTGGGATTCTTTAGGAGAATTTTTAGCCTTAGCAGTTTCTTTAGAACATTTAGGAACTACGCAAAACAACCCGAAAGCACTTATTTTAGGAGAAACTTTAGACGATGCAACAGATACTTTCTTAGACAACATGAAATCTCCATCTAGAAAAGTGGGGGAATTAGACAATAGAGGAAGTCATTTTTATTTAGCTTTATATTGGGCAAAAGCTTTGGCTAATCAAACGAAAGATTTAGAATTAAGTAATGAATTTTCTAAAATATATAAAGAATTGCTTGAGAATGAATCTAAAATTGTAGAGGAATTAAATGAAATTCAAGGAAAAGCTGTAGATATTCAGGGATACTACAAGCCTAATGATGTCTTAGCAAACAATGCAATGAGACCAAATGCCATTTTTAATAATATTTTAAATGTTTAA
- the rplS gene encoding 50S ribosomal protein L19, with translation MEALIKFVQDEFVTKKEFAEFAAGDTITVYYEIKEGEKVRTQFFRGVVIQRRGTGLSETFTIRKMSGTVGVERIFPVNLPSIQKIEVNKRGKVRRARIFYFRGLTGKKARITEKRR, from the coding sequence ATGGAAGCTTTAATAAAATTTGTACAAGACGAATTTGTAACAAAAAAAGAATTTGCAGAATTTGCTGCTGGTGATACCATTACTGTGTATTACGAAATTAAAGAGGGAGAAAAAGTAAGAACTCAGTTTTTTAGAGGAGTTGTTATACAAAGAAGAGGAACTGGTTTATCAGAAACTTTTACTATCAGAAAAATGTCTGGTACTGTAGGTGTTGAGAGAATTTTCCCTGTAAACTTACCTTCTATTCAAAAAATCGAAGTGAACAAAAGAGGTAAAGTACGTAGAGCCCGTATTTTCTACTTTAGAGGTCTTACTGGTAAAAAAGCTAGAATTACTGAAAAAAGAAGATAA
- the trmD gene encoding tRNA (guanosine(37)-N1)-methyltransferase TrmD, producing MRIDIISVAPNLLESPFNHSIVKRAKEKGLAEIIIHDLREYGLGNYKQIDDTQFGGGAGMVLMIEPIANCIRKLQAERVYDEVIYMTPDAKTLNQSTANTLSLKENILILTGHYKGVDQRIRDLFITKEISIGEYVLTGGELAAAVLVDAVVRLIPGVIGDEQSALTDSFQDGLLSPPVYTRPSNFEGNKVPEILLTGNFPKIDDWRSEKAYERTKNIRPDLLDKTS from the coding sequence ATGCGAATAGATATTATTTCAGTAGCCCCCAATTTATTAGAAAGCCCTTTTAACCACTCTATTGTTAAAAGAGCTAAGGAAAAAGGGTTGGCAGAAATTATAATTCACGATTTACGTGAATATGGTTTGGGCAATTACAAACAAATTGACGATACTCAGTTTGGTGGTGGAGCAGGAATGGTACTAATGATTGAACCCATTGCAAATTGCATTCGAAAATTACAAGCAGAAAGAGTGTATGACGAAGTTATTTATATGACTCCAGACGCAAAAACACTCAACCAATCTACAGCAAACACACTTTCCTTAAAAGAAAACATTTTAATTCTTACAGGACATTACAAAGGTGTCGATCAACGAATTAGAGATCTATTTATTACCAAAGAAATATCTATTGGAGAGTATGTGTTAACGGGTGGCGAATTGGCTGCAGCAGTTTTAGTAGATGCAGTTGTTCGTTTAATTCCTGGCGTTATTGGCGATGAACAATCTGCACTTACAGATTCTTTTCAGGATGGTTTATTATCTCCACCTGTTTATACGAGACCTTCCAATTTCGAAGGAAATAAAGTTCCAGAGATTTTATTAACTGGAAATTTTCCAAAAATTGACGATTGGCGAAGTGAAAAAGCATACGAAAGAACAAAAAACATTAGACCCGATTTATTAGATAAAACTTCTTAA
- a CDS encoding succinylglutamate desuccinylase/aspartoacylase family protein: protein MLNKPFILLGKEIPKGKRTVLDLKVAKLHTRTTVNVPVIIERSTNPGPVVLLLAGIHGDETNGVGIIREIINQEINKPKNGTIICIPVFNIFGYLIQTREFPDGRDLNRMFPGSATGSLASQFAYQFTKEIAPYVDYVIDFHTGGGERDNISQIRCNKDDEKALELAKVFNPPMIVYSNNIAKSLRDTLHKMGKTILLFEGGKSKELNPTVINEGVNGTKNVLIRLGLIEGAINVRATPVYVKKAKWLRAQHSGMFQIRVRNGAFVKKKEVLGIIQDPFGEFKKKIYAPENCHIFCVNQTPIVNKGDALFHLSFGE, encoded by the coding sequence ATGTTGAATAAACCTTTTATTCTTTTAGGAAAAGAAATTCCTAAAGGAAAACGAACTGTTTTAGACTTAAAAGTAGCCAAATTACATACAAGAACTACTGTAAATGTTCCTGTAATTATAGAACGCTCTACAAACCCTGGCCCTGTAGTTTTATTATTGGCAGGAATCCATGGAGATGAAACCAATGGAGTTGGTATTATTAGAGAAATAATCAACCAAGAAATTAACAAGCCCAAAAACGGAACCATTATTTGCATTCCTGTTTTTAACATTTTTGGGTACTTAATTCAAACCAGAGAATTTCCTGACGGAAGAGATTTAAACAGAATGTTTCCTGGCTCTGCAACTGGTTCTTTGGCGAGCCAATTTGCCTATCAATTTACCAAAGAAATTGCACCTTATGTAGATTATGTAATCGATTTTCATACAGGTGGTGGAGAGCGTGATAATATTTCGCAAATTCGTTGCAATAAAGATGATGAAAAAGCACTGGAATTAGCCAAAGTTTTTAATCCTCCAATGATTGTTTACTCTAACAATATTGCAAAATCTTTAAGAGATACTTTACATAAAATGGGAAAAACTATTTTATTATTTGAAGGAGGGAAATCGAAAGAATTAAATCCAACTGTTATAAACGAAGGTGTAAATGGAACCAAAAATGTTCTTATTCGTTTAGGATTAATTGAAGGAGCAATAAACGTAAGAGCCACACCTGTTTATGTAAAAAAAGCAAAATGGCTTAGAGCACAACATTCTGGAATGTTTCAAATTAGAGTAAGAAATGGTGCATTTGTAAAGAAAAAAGAAGTTTTAGGAATTATCCAAGACCCATTTGGAGAATTTAAAAAGAAAATTTATGCCCCAGAAAATTGTCATATTTTCTGCGTGAATCAAACTCCCATTGTAAATAAAGGCGATGCTTTATTTCATCTTAGTTTTGGAGAATAA